In the genome of Candidatus Angelobacter sp., one region contains:
- a CDS encoding aldo/keto reductase: MDLTRTAYGTWSGGRYMHFGEPLSEERFLKVIQHAHRQGVRTFMTADVYGNGAADEMLGRALAGLPRDSYCLVGAVGHDFYSGKRDGSKGFPRFTNPQLRPPNQFADYLRMATEKSIARCCADKFDLLLLHNPDFTGYTSDAVWNAMDKLRDAKLTDRIGVAPGPANGFTLDLLLCFERFGPLLDWAMIILNPLEPWPGSLVLPAAVKHDVNLITRVVDYGGLFHDDVKPGHKFGQSDHRAFRPAGWVEAGSMKMEKMRDVAVKHKVTMLQLACLWNLSQPGVKSVIPTLIQETGEKTKTIETKVDELASLPEIKLTTDECEAMAEIGDNKGCMELKGANRAHTGEPQPDRWGLMNDHELVAKKWGIDPNADLACTHKMAA, from the coding sequence ATGGACCTGACACGCACGGCTTACGGAACCTGGAGCGGCGGACGCTACATGCACTTTGGCGAACCGCTGAGCGAGGAGCGCTTTCTCAAAGTCATCCAACACGCCCACCGGCAGGGCGTCCGCACCTTCATGACCGCGGACGTTTACGGCAACGGCGCCGCCGACGAAATGCTCGGACGCGCGCTCGCCGGTTTGCCGCGCGATTCCTATTGCCTCGTCGGCGCGGTCGGCCACGATTTCTATTCCGGCAAACGGGATGGCTCGAAAGGTTTTCCACGGTTCACCAACCCGCAACTCCGTCCACCAAATCAATTCGCCGATTACTTGCGCATGGCCACGGAGAAATCGATCGCCCGCTGTTGCGCGGACAAGTTCGATCTCCTGCTGCTGCACAACCCGGATTTTACCGGCTACACGAGCGACGCGGTCTGGAATGCGATGGACAAACTCCGCGACGCAAAGCTCACCGACCGCATCGGCGTCGCGCCCGGCCCGGCGAACGGCTTCACGCTCGACCTTCTGCTTTGTTTCGAGCGCTTCGGCCCGCTGCTCGATTGGGCGATGATCATTTTGAATCCGCTGGAACCGTGGCCCGGCAGTCTGGTGTTGCCCGCCGCGGTAAAGCACGATGTGAACCTCATCACGCGCGTGGTGGATTATGGCGGACTGTTCCACGACGACGTGAAGCCGGGGCACAAGTTCGGGCAATCGGATCATCGCGCGTTTCGTCCGGCGGGCTGGGTCGAAGCCGGCTCGATGAAGATGGAAAAGATGCGTGACGTTGCCGTGAAGCACAAAGTCACAATGCTGCAGCTCGCCTGTCTGTGGAACCTGTCGCAACCCGGCGTGAAAAGCGTCATCCCGACGTTGATTCAGGAAACCGGCGAGAAGACCAAGACCATCGAAACGAAAGTGGACGAGCTGGCGTCACTGCCGGAGATCAAACTGACCACCGACGAATGCGAAGCGATGGCGGAGATCGGCGACAACAAAGGCTGCATGGAATTGAAAGGCGCGAACCGCGCGCATACGGGCGAACCGCAACCCGACCGTTGGGGTCTCATGAACGATCACGAGTTGGTCGCGAAAAAATGGGGCATTGATCCGAACGCCGACCTAGCCTGCACGCACAAGATGGCGGCGTGA